TTTTAACTTTAAAAAACCCAGCCTTAAACTGGAGTCAGCTAAAGCGGCAGAGCTGGATATTCCTCTGGAAGTATACAACTACCCCGGCCGGTTTATGGATACCCGTCAGGGTGCCAATAACGCCACGATCCTACTCGAATCCCTCAACAGTTATCGTCAGTCCGCTAAGGGGCAGAGTGATGTTAATCGGATGACCCCCGGTTACAGTTTTGAACTTACCGGTCATGATCGGGATGAGTTGAATGCTGAGTATTTAATTGCGCGGGTTGAGCATGAATGTTCTCAGCCGCAGGTGCTTGAGGCGGGTTCAACCACCGAAGGTAGTCAATACAGCAATAAATATCTCTGCACGCCGTTTACGGTGCCGTTCCGTCCAGATACCGATATTAACTATCCGCGGGTTAAAGGCACTCAGACAGCCACCGTCACCGGCCCCGAGGGCGAAGAAATCTATACCGATGAGCATGGCCGCATCAAAGTTCAGTTTCACTGGGACAGAGAAGGGCAAGGGAATGAAACCAGTTCATGCTGGATCCGAGTCAGCCAGGCCCATGCCGGTGGTAGCTTCGGTGGCATGTTTATCCCTCGCATAGGCGAAGAGGTGATCGTTGATTTTCTCGAAGGTGATCCGGACAAACCGCTGATAATTGGTCGTGTTTACCACGGCCTCAACCGCCCTCCCTATAAACTGCCTGAGCATAAAACCCGCAGCACCATTAAAACAAATTCCACCAAAGGCGGAGACGGTTTTAACGAGATCCGCTTTGAGGATAAAAAGGGAGAAGAGCAGGTCTTCCATCACGTAGAGAAAGATCTGGATCAGCGTACTAAAAACGATCAGCGCAGCTGGTTGGGCAATGACCGGCATAAGATCGTCGAGGGCAAAGTGTACAGCGAATGCCATAGCAATGAGCATCATCTGACCCAGGGCGACCAGTTCCAGCAGGTGAATAAAGATCAGCACCTGACTATCGGCGAATCACAATTCACTGCTATCGCTGAAAAGCTGATGCAGTATGCAGGCAGTCAAATCCATTACAAAGCCGGTAACCAGATTATTATCGACGTCGGCACCGAGTTAACCCTGAAGGCCGGCAGCGGCCTGATAAAACTCGACCCCAGCGGGGTCACTATTACCGGTGCCGATCTCAAACTCAACGAAGGCGGCAGCGGCGCACGCGCTTCTAAAGCCGGCCCAACACAACCGCAGCGCCCATTAGAAGCCGATAACAGCCTGGCGGGTTTTGTCTCCGACCCGAAACAGGCTGAAATAATACAAATGCCACTACCGTTGGATTTCACAGATAAAAAAGATGAAGTGCGTTTCAAAATCGCCCCGGTGCCGGGTGCAAAGGGGTATGCCAACGAGCCTTATAAACTCTACCGGGATGGCGGCCTGATCGCCGAAGGGCTGACTGACGAAAAGGGCTATATCAAGGCTCCCCATGTTGAAGGCACCGGGAAGTACAGCGTCGAGCTGATTAGTGGCCACCGTTTTGATATCGATGTAATCGAAAAATACAGCGAAGGCGTTCAGGGCAAACTGGAGCGGATTGCCAACCAGGGGTATCGAACTGAAAAGGGAGACAATGCTGATGATAGCGTTGCCCGAATCGCTCACTGGCAGGCGGATAAAGGGCAGACGGTGACAGGCAAACTGGAGGACAAGGAATGACCGCCGAAACGACAGAATGCAAACAGGTAACCACCGAAGCCCAGTTGAAAGCGACTACTGCGCCCAAGTGGCTACTTTGCCCGGAAACAGACAAGAATGTTATCTACCCCCATCGAGAAAATATAGAGATTACCCCTCTGATTAACGGCAAAGAGGCCTTTGGCGCACTTGAAGAAGCGATTAAGAATGCCACTGACAGCATCGATATTATCTGCTGGGGGTTTGATCCGTCGCTGCGTTTGTCGGGACCTAAAGGAGAAGAAAGGTACGGTGAGCTGTTGGAGAGGAAGGCTAAAGAAGGAGTTCAGATTAGGGTAATGATTTGGTACAGCAAGATTGCCGATATATCCCCTATGTTCAAAGATGAAAGCTTACCTGACTTTGATAGACGGACTGGCGGAGATTTAAGAAAAGAGCGCTTTGAAAAAAATAGCCTTAATACTGAGGCGAACTCTGCTGAACTAAAAGAGCTTCGAGAGTATCAACAAGCGTATCAGAGTGCAGTTGATGACTGGAGAAATCAGGATTTATCAACAGTAGATGAGCCTTTTTGGAAAAGCCGTGAATACAAGGCTGATCCTCGCCAATGGAAGCTGGACAAGCTGAAAACACGAATGGAGCAAAAAAAGTCAGAATTTGAGGAACGGTATAATCAGGCGTATACCCGCTACAATGGAACACCGTTCCTGCAACAAGGCGATCGGGTATTTAACGAAGATTGGTATCTACGTGCTCAGCATGGGCGTATTGCAAATCTTACGTTTACTACAAGAGATATCAAAGATTTTGCCTCCGTTGCAGATATGACGGATGACTCTGAAATGCCCTTTGCTTCTAAAAAGCAAAAAATAGCAGGTCTGGCATTTCCAACGCATCACCAGAAAATGGTGCTGGTTGATTACTCCCGGCCGTCACAGGCTGTTGGCTTTGTAATGGGACATAACATGCAGAAAAACTATTATGACGATGATCAGCACGCGTTTAATAGTTCTGTTCGATATCCGGGGTTTCGTCCCTGGCAGGATATCTCTACCCGTGCAAGGGGGAGCGTGCTGGTTGATCTGAATGATAACTTCAGCCATGCCTGGGATAAGGAGATTCCTTATGACTCCTGGCGAAATCGAGATTCTCAGATAGACGAAAGCCGGGAATTGATGTCCCCCCAACAATTCAGAGATGCGGTTGAATTTAAGAGTGGTTTTCGTTGTTCGGTTGCCCAGATATGCCGAACGGAAGAAGACTTTCAGGATCGATCGATCCGAAAGGCTTATGAACGAGCGTTGAATAATACGACTGACTTCGTTTACAGCGAAAATCAGTACTTTCGCTATACCCCCTTTGCTGAACGGCTGAAAAAACAAGCGTTAAAACGTAAACAAAAAGGCGCAAAAGACCTCTATTGGTTTGTGATAACAAATAAGCCCAACAGCGGAGGAGAGGGAACCAATACCTATGCGATGCTGCAGGCGTTGGGGCATGAAGAACGCTTGCCTCGGTTGGTTAAAGATCAGCGGCAGCAGCTTATAGAGCTGGAAGCCCGCCGAGCGCGCTATAAAAAGTTCCTTGCACAAGAGGGTAGTCGAGGCCCCTATTACGATTATCTCCTTGGCAATCAAACCGCTCGGGTAAAGGAAGAGTTGCCCAGGGTTGAGAAGGAAATTGCAGAGCTGCGTGAACATTATCCAGAGGCTGTGGCAGAGCTAGAAAAGAAAAATCAGCAAGTTATTAAAAACGAACTGGATGTGGATGATCCGCAACAGGCCTTTGAACTGCAGAACAGTGATGGCTTGAAAGTTCATATCGCAACCCTTACCAGTTGTACCGGTAGTACTGCCGAGCCCAATCTCTATACCCAGATCTATGTCCACAGTAAATTGCTACTGGTTGATGATGACTACTTTCTGCTGGGCTCCGCCAATATCAATAAGCGCAGTATGGAGATCGATACCGAACTAGCCATTGCCACCCCAACTCCTTCGCTGGCCAGTCACTGCCGTAATCGACTTTGGCAGATACATGCGAAGAGAGTAAAGAAAGATTCGTTGGGTAATTATGACTATTGGGACAAATTAATGACAGGTAATTGGCGCGCTCAATATCTAGGGAGACCGTTAAAAGGTACGTTAACCCATTTTTATGATCCGGACTGTCAGGTGGCCGCCGCCAATGATTAATTTAAAACCGCTTATCGTTAGTGTATTAGCCCTACTGATCAGCGGCTGTAATAACGAACCACAGGGACAGGTGACGATGAAAGAAGAGATAACCCCATTTATCTGTGCAATTGAAAAGGATCATCTACCCGAGACAGACCCGGAGCTGGAAAAGCAGTATCAAGAGATTCGTGCCTATGAGAAAAAACAGATACCTAATAAAGATGAGGTGAATATCACCAATCAGTATCAGTTATTAGCCGATCAGGGTCACTGGAAAGCGGCTAGTCAGTTAGCGACTCGTAATCTGTATGGCAAAGGAACTGAACAGAGCTATTTTAAGGCAGTTGAGTGGTTTCAGTGGATGGCGGACCGGGATATCCCTTTAGGCTATTACAACCTGGCCGTCATGGCAGAAAAAGGTTTGGCTCTGAAGCAAGATAAAGAGGGTGCCTGGAAGTATTTTCATAAGGCTGCACAGCTGGGTAGTCCTCAAGCGCAGTACCGTTTGGCCGAGATATATATATATCCAAAGAGAGATGAAAAAACTGGATTGCCTTATCATCGCTGTGCTGCGAAGCAAGGTTATCGGGACTCATGGGATGCTTTGGCTTCCTATACAGAAATTGCAGAAAGAAACTATCCTAAAGCCCTTTATTACTACCAGGCGGCGGCGGCGTTAGGCCGAAGACAGAGTATGCAAACTCTTGAAGGAGTCTTTCGTGACGGTGATTTTGGATATGAGATTAATGAAGCTTTAGCTGATAGTTATGATGAAAAATATTATCGTTTACGGAAAAAACCCGACCTGAAATTCCCTAACCTGAATGAATTAGCCCCGTTGCCTCCCCACCCTGAACAGGGTTTGTATAACCCAGAAACCGATCGAAACGAGATGCCTGAGTAAGTAAATGAAAAATGACAAGGAATGTCAGATTCAAATGAACTTAGTTAAATTACTTTTCCTTGCGATTTTTACTTTGCTCTTGAGTGCCTGTAATAGTGAATCGCAAGAGAATGCACAGATGACGAATAAGAGTAACCCTAAGATAGAGCCTTTTGTTTGTGCTTTTGAAAAAGATAACCTGCCTGAAATCGATCCTGAACTGGAAAAGCAATATCGAGAGATTCGGGCTTATGAGAAAAAACAGATACCCAATAAAGATGAAGTGAATATCACCAATCAGTATCAGTTATTAGCCGATCAGGGTCACTGGAAAGCGGCCAGCCAGTTAGCTACTCGTTATTTGTATGGTAAAGGGGCAGAACAAAGCTATTTTAAAGCAGTAGAGTGGTTTCAGTGGATGGCCGATAAAGATATTCCGTTGGGCTATTACAACCTGGCAGTTATGGCCGAAAAAGGGCTGGCGTTGAAACAGGATAAAGAAGGTGCCTGGAAGTATTATCATCGGGCGGCGCAGTTGGGTAACCCTCAGTCGCAATATCGATTAGGTGAGATATACCTTTACAAACGTAAAGACGATTCTGAAGGTATTTCATATCATAAATGTGCTTTGGCACAGGGATATAGAGAGTCTGGTCATGCTCTAGGTGATTTTGGCTTAATTGAAGGAAATTCCTCAAAGGCCCTCTATTACTACCAGGCGGCGGCGTTAGGCCGTACAGGAAGTATGCTCACTCTTGAGGGGGTCTTTCGTGATGGGGATTTCGGCTATGAAGTAAATGAAGCTCGAGCTGTGCAATATGACAAACTCTATGATCGTTTGAAAAAAAATCCTGATCTGAAATTTCCGAACTTAAGTGAAATGCTGCCTCTCCCCCCCCACCCAGAGCAAGGTTTGTATAACCCAGAAACCGATCGAAACGAGATGCCCGAGTAAACGATGGATCTAAGATTAACAGCAAGGGAACTGAAAACAGGGTTGCTGGTTATTTTGTTATTAACCGGAGCCCCTGCGATGGCCTTTGACTTTGAATGCGCCCGAGAGGCGGACTATCTGCCGCCGCTGGATAAGGACGCCGATGAGCTGTTTATGCAAGCCCGGCGTGCGGAAGTAAAACCGGGTAAAAAAGATCATGAGAATATCAGTGGTCTGTATCAATTGGCCGCTGATAAAGGCCACTGGAAAGCGATGCATAACTTGAGCCGTCGTTATCTTAAAGGCAAAGGTGTACCGGTAGACAGCGGTAAAGCGCTGGATCTGACCGAAAAACTGATCGAGATGAATGTCCCTATTGGCTATTACAATATGGCAGTGTTATTAGAGCGAGGGCGGGGTGTACATCAGGACACCGAAGCGGCCTGGCAATATCTGCATAAGGCGGCATCCATGGGAGAGTCTAATGCTCTGGTGAGACTTGGAAAATATTATGGTTATGACTTGCCAAGAGAAAAGCAGGAAGACGAAAAAGCAGCAGTCTATTATGAGTGTGCAGCACAACAGTACAGTACGCTGGGCCTACATGAATACGCATCTTGGCTACAGGTTGTAGATGATAATTACCCCAAAGCCACCTACTACTATTTGCTGGCTGCTGGGGGCGGGGATAAGAGTGCTGCTTTGTTTATTAGTGGTGTGTTTCTTGATGGTGAACTTGGATATGAAAAAGATGAAGAGTTTGGGAATAAGTTGTATTCAGTTAGAGCTCGATTAAAAAAAGATGCTCTCTATAAACTTCCCAACATCGCCGAACGTTATCCACTGCCTTATCATCCCACACTGGGTCGCTACAACCCCGAAACCGACCAGAACGAGATGCCCGAGTAGGTTAAATATGACAAGGATTGTCAGACCATAATGAACTTAGTAAAACTCCTTTATCTTGCTGTTTTAACAATGACTTTGTGCGCTTGCAACAGTGAATCGCAAGGGAATAGTTCTATGACAGAAAAGAGTACCCCCAAGATAGAACCCTTTGTTTGCGCTTTTGAAAAAGATCATTTGCCTGATGTCGATCCAGAGTTGGAAAAACAGTATCAGGAGATCAGAGCTTATGAGAAAAAACAGATACCCAATAAAGATGAAGTGAATATCACCAATCGGTATCAACTATTAGCGGATCAGGGCCACTGGAAAGCTGGCAGTCAGTTAGCCGTGCGTTACCTTAATGGACGTGGTGTAGAACAGAGTTACTTTAAAGCGCTGGAGTGGTTTCAGTGGATGGCAGACCGGGATATCCCTCTGGGTTACTACAATTTGGCTGTTCTGGCAGAAAAAGGGCTGGCGCTGAAAGAGGATAAAGAGGGGGCCTGGCAGTATTACCATAGAGCCGCTCAGCTGGGTAATCCTCAGTCCCAGTACCGATTAGGAGAAATTTATCTACATCAGCGTAAAGATTTCGAACAGGGTGAAACCTTTCATCGTTGTGCAATGAAACAAGGCTATGCTGAATCAGCAGATGCTTTAGGTGATGTAGGCTTGATACAGGATAATTATCCTAAAGCCATCTATTACTATCAGGCGGCGTTAGGTCGTAGGAGTAGTATGTTGACTTTACACCAAACTTTTCGAGAAGGATCTTTTGGTTATTCAAAAGATGAGTTCTTGGCTAATCAATATGATCAGTATTATGATCGCTTGAAAAAAAATCCCGACCTGAAATTCCCAAACCTTAATGAATTAGCACCATTGCCTCCCCACCCGGAACAAGGGCTGTATAACCCTGAAACCGGTCAGAACGAGATGCCCGAGTAAGTTAAATATGACAAGGAATGCCAGGCCAGAATGAATTGAGTTACATCGATTTTCTTAGTTGTTTTGACGAAAAAGATGATCGGTAAGACTAGAATGATGCTGGGGTTGCGCCCCTGATACGGGACGGCATCACCCCGCTTTGATAGTTGTTTTAATTCGTTAATGCGGCTCTTACCCTCTTTACATCCAGCCCATTAATTAGCTCAACCAAATTCGGAAAGATCGATGCGTGATAGCCGTAACCTCCGTTGATCATTTCGTCCAGTGCCTGCTCTTTACTCCAGTTCTGTTCGATGATGCGATAAGCGGCGACGACGGTGCCGGTACGGTCTGAACCATGCCAACAATGTACTAGTATTGGGTTTTTACTGTTTTTAATAACTCGCAATGCTTCAATCAACTGATTTTCTGTGACCTTTCCAGTGCGCAACTTCAGTTGGTGGAGTTTGAGTTCTGTCTTGCCTGCTTCATCTTCGTCGGTATGAAATTCTCTTAGGTTTAATATCGCTTTAATACCAAACGCAGCTAGTTGAGGGAAAGCTTCATCGTCGGGTTGTTCTGAGCGGTAGAGGTGTTCATCAACGCGATAAATATTATTTAGTTCAGTGCCAATGACAGGTGTGGCCCACATCTTTGGACGAAGCCGGCCATCTGCATGGGTTATAGAGCTGAGAATGAGTAACAGAACGCTGTATAAAATGGGGGCAGTGATAGTGCGGCACATATTGAAATCCTTTTCATGTGAATACTGACTGTATCTTAATCAGGCTAATGATAAAAGCCGGGCGCTGTCATCCTTAGTGAATAAATTGTGAGAGTCAGTAGCCGCTGATTATTTATGGCAGTATGGTCGTTTACAGGTGGTATCTGATTGTTATTCAATGCTGATTTTATGTTTGAAGCTGGAGAGTTATATCCTCGCTGATCTTTTTTCTAATGCACACATCGCATCATCAGCGGTAAAGAAGACCTGCCCCGGGCTTAGCTGTTGCAGAAAGTGTGTGTCTTTAAGCTTATCCATGACCGGGCCTTTAACCTCTGCAAGGTGAAGGGTTATACCTTCTGAGGCTAATTGTGCTGTTAGATTTTCCAGACTTTCAAGAGCGCTGGCATCGATAAAGTTTACTGCGTTGCAAAGTATAACGACATGGGTAACTTCTCTGTGGCAGGTGCATTGGGTGCGAATGAAATCTTCGACAAAGCGGGTATTGGCGAAATACAGGCTCTCGTCCACCCGAATCGCCAGAATATGTTTGTCTGTGGTGACTTCGTGACGGTCGATATTACGAAAATGCGGGCTGTTGCCGACACGCCCGACAATGGCGATATGGGGTTGGCTGCTGCGGTAAAGTAATAATAGAAATGAGATTGCGATACCGCTGAGGATGCCTAACTCTACCCCTAGTACCAGAACGAAAACAAAGGTACTTAGCAGTGTCAGGGCGTCGGCTTTATTGAATTTCCAGCTGTCTGTAAATGCGCGGATATTGATCAGTGGCAGGACGGCCATAATAATCACAGCCCCTAGAATTGCTTTCGGCAGATAGAAGAACAGTGGGGTGAAAAAGCTGACGGTCAGGGCGACCATAAGGGCTGAAATAACCGATGCGATAGTGGTTCTGGCGCCGGAAGCATAATTTACCATCGATCGGCCAAACCCGCCGGCTACCGGATAAGTGCCGCTAAAGGCGGCGCCCAGGTTGGCGGCGCCCAGAGCGATCAGTTCTTTGTTGGGTTCGATGCGTTCCCTGTCCCGGCTGGCCAGCGTAGTACCAACGGAGACGCTTTCGAGAAAACCGATCAAGGCGATCAGCAGGGCCGGAGTCATGAGCGTCTGCCAGAGCGCTAAGTCAATGTTAAAGGTGCTGATCGAGGGCAGGCCTTCAGGAATAGCGCCAACGATAGCAACGTGCTGGTTTTGGTTCAGCCCAAACATCGCAACCAGAGTGATGCCGATAATCATGGCAAACATCGGGCCGGCTCTACAGATCGGTTGAACCAGCCAGTGAGGGAGTGAGGTGTTTTTGAGTAGTACGACTAGCTTTTCTTTTACTATCCAGAGAGTCAATACGCCCAGTATGCCGAGTAGTAACGTGACGCTATTGAGTTCGCTAATATGGGTGAGAATATAGCCAAAGGAATCGGTAATAAAACCACCGTTAGGAATGTCTATGCCGGTTAGATGGCGAAGCTGACTGACGGCTATTAACAGCGCGGCAGCACTGGTAAAACCAGAGATAACCGAGTGGCTCATAAAATTGACGATAGAGCCCAGCTGCAATGCACGTAGTATTAACATAATTAAGCCGACCAGCAGTGAAAGGTTGACCGCAATGGTGGCTGGATCAGCCAGGCCGCTGGCGCTGGTGTCTGCAATGGTTGAGCCTACCATCAGCGAGGTGATGGCGACCGGGCCTACGGCCAGGCTACGGCTGGAGCCAAGCAAGGCGTATATAAACAGGGGAACGATGGCGCAATACAGACCGTATTGTGGAGGAAGTCCTGCGAGAAAGGCGTAGGCCATTCCCTGAGGGATCAGTAAGATACCGACCACGATGCCTGCCACCAGATCGCTGGCAAAATCGTCCCGGTGGTAGTGTTTAAACCACCGGGTAAGAGGCAGGTAATCGATAGCGCCGGACATAAGTCTTTTTTATATTTCCTTATGGAATAAATATATCTCTCTTAATTATAACTCCTGTTAAGAGGTGCTTACCAGCCATGCTATATTGATCCACTATTCATAATTTATCATTCCTGAAACGGGAACTCTGCTATGGCAACCTGGAAACCAACATTTACGTCGACGGATATAGAGATCACTCAACAGGAAAAACTCTGGGATGGTTTCTTTAAGATCAACAGACTGCATATTCGTCACGCGCTGTTTGAAGGGGGCGAGGTTGAGGTGATCCGAGAGCAGTTTCGACGTGATGATGCGGTGTGTGTCTTGCTGTTTGACCCTGTCAAAGATGCCATTGTCCTGGTTGAACAGTTCCGGGTAGGAGCGATAAACAAGGCAGATTCACCCTGGTTGCTAGAGCTGGTGGCGGGCATTGTTGAGCCAGGGGAAACGCCTGAAGATGTTGCCCGGCGAGAGGCAGTGGAAGAAGCGGGTGCTGATATCTCCGATATAGTGCCAATTACCCGTTATATGCCCAGTGCCGGCGGGAGTGATGAGTATATCGAATTGCTTTGTGCCAGAGTGGATAGCGATGGTGTGGGCGGCGTGCATGGGCTGGCTCATGAGGGCGAAGATATTCTGGTGCATGTGCTACCCTTTGCTGAGGTCTGCGAGATGGTGGCCAACAGCACTATCGATAATGCGGCGACTATTATTGCGGTACAATGGTTACAACTGAACAAGCAGAAACTCCTGCAACGCTGGGGTTGTCTGTAGGATGAGTATTCAGAAAAATATAACTGGATAGTCAAAATCTGAATAATTTGGAATATATGAAAAAACGTTATATCCCTGACCTGGTAAAGCAGATGGCTGATTGTGAAGCTAACTATCTGCGACTGATGCGGCTGATGCCGGATCTTGAACAGTGCGATGAGCGCGCGTTCGAGGTTCACTGGCATGAACAGCAGAGCCGGGTACGTCTGCAGGTTGAGGAGCGTTTTACCTATACCACGACCGTACTGGTGTCCCAGAGTTTCGATCACAGCTGGCTTGAAGCCCCGAGTCTTGTGGTTCGCATCTATCATGATGCCCGGGTGGCTGAAGTTATCTGCCTGAAGAGTCGTCGTCAGTTCAGAGGGGTATACAGTTACCCGAATGACCGGATGCACCAGAAGGATGAAAAAGCGCAGTTGAATCAATACCTGGGTGAATGGCTTAGCCACTGCCTCACTCACGGCCAGGCGACAGAGCCTGTTTTTAGTTATTCATGAACTCGTTGGTTATTGCTCAAATTACCGACTGTCATCTACCGAATGATCCGCATCAGTATTATCGGGGAATCGATGTTGATCAACATCTGAACAGGGTTGTTGATGATCTGCTGCGGCTTCCCGAGCCTGTCGGGATGATTCTCTGGACCGGTGACCTGGTACACCATGGCGCGGCTCAGGGGTAT
The genomic region above belongs to Amphritea japonica ATCC BAA-1530 and contains:
- a CDS encoding NUDIX domain-containing protein, translated to MATWKPTFTSTDIEITQQEKLWDGFFKINRLHIRHALFEGGEVEVIREQFRRDDAVCVLLFDPVKDAIVLVEQFRVGAINKADSPWLLELVAGIVEPGETPEDVARREAVEEAGADISDIVPITRYMPSAGGSDEYIELLCARVDSDGVGGVHGLAHEGEDILVHVLPFAEVCEMVANSTIDNAATIIAVQWLQLNKQKLLQRWGCL
- a CDS encoding type VI secretion system tip protein VgrG, coding for MFLNANEERFFFQLQSAADAEQFSLLRLEGAEEISSLFEFAIEVVSADGDIDFSTLIGQSAFVTLLDQTDSASFDLNSESVRHIHGMVARVSLGEQGLHQSSYHITLVPRLWMLKHRKNSRIFQHQNIQQIIDTILAEAGLNADEFRFDLSKSYPEYDYCVQYRETELDFIQRLLAEEGIHYYFEHSEESHVAILSDASISNPAISGDPQLDCYHDSQGAVREQHIFNFSYRESVVPGKVTLRDFNFKKPSLKLESAKAAELDIPLEVYNYPGRFMDTRQGANNATILLESLNSYRQSAKGQSDVNRMTPGYSFELTGHDRDELNAEYLIARVEHECSQPQVLEAGSTTEGSQYSNKYLCTPFTVPFRPDTDINYPRVKGTQTATVTGPEGEEIYTDEHGRIKVQFHWDREGQGNETSSCWIRVSQAHAGGSFGGMFIPRIGEEVIVDFLEGDPDKPLIIGRVYHGLNRPPYKLPEHKTRSTIKTNSTKGGDGFNEIRFEDKKGEEQVFHHVEKDLDQRTKNDQRSWLGNDRHKIVEGKVYSECHSNEHHLTQGDQFQQVNKDQHLTIGESQFTAIAEKLMQYAGSQIHYKAGNQIIIDVGTELTLKAGSGLIKLDPSGVTITGADLKLNEGGSGARASKAGPTQPQRPLEADNSLAGFVSDPKQAEIIQMPLPLDFTDKKDEVRFKIAPVPGAKGYANEPYKLYRDGGLIAEGLTDEKGYIKAPHVEGTGKYSVELISGHRFDIDVIEKYSEGVQGKLERIANQGYRTEKGDNADDSVARIAHWQADKGQTVTGKLEDKE
- a CDS encoding tetratricopeptide repeat protein, yielding MDLRLTARELKTGLLVILLLTGAPAMAFDFECAREADYLPPLDKDADELFMQARRAEVKPGKKDHENISGLYQLAADKGHWKAMHNLSRRYLKGKGVPVDSGKALDLTEKLIEMNVPIGYYNMAVLLERGRGVHQDTEAAWQYLHKAASMGESNALVRLGKYYGYDLPREKQEDEKAAVYYECAAQQYSTLGLHEYASWLQVVDDNYPKATYYYLLAAGGGDKSAALFISGVFLDGELGYEKDEEFGNKLYSVRARLKKDALYKLPNIAERYPLPYHPTLGRYNPETDQNEMPE
- a CDS encoding DUF1249 domain-containing protein; translation: MKKRYIPDLVKQMADCEANYLRLMRLMPDLEQCDERAFEVHWHEQQSRVRLQVEERFTYTTTVLVSQSFDHSWLEAPSLVVRIYHDARVAEVICLKSRRQFRGVYSYPNDRMHQKDEKAQLNQYLGEWLSHCLTHGQATEPVFSYS
- a CDS encoding SulP family inorganic anion transporter, giving the protein MSGAIDYLPLTRWFKHYHRDDFASDLVAGIVVGILLIPQGMAYAFLAGLPPQYGLYCAIVPLFIYALLGSSRSLAVGPVAITSLMVGSTIADTSASGLADPATIAVNLSLLVGLIMLILRALQLGSIVNFMSHSVISGFTSAAALLIAVSQLRHLTGIDIPNGGFITDSFGYILTHISELNSVTLLLGILGVLTLWIVKEKLVVLLKNTSLPHWLVQPICRAGPMFAMIIGITLVAMFGLNQNQHVAIVGAIPEGLPSISTFNIDLALWQTLMTPALLIALIGFLESVSVGTTLASRDRERIEPNKELIALGAANLGAAFSGTYPVAGGFGRSMVNYASGARTTIASVISALMVALTVSFFTPLFFYLPKAILGAVIIMAVLPLINIRAFTDSWKFNKADALTLLSTFVFVLVLGVELGILSGIAISFLLLLYRSSQPHIAIVGRVGNSPHFRNIDRHEVTTDKHILAIRVDESLYFANTRFVEDFIRTQCTCHREVTHVVILCNAVNFIDASALESLENLTAQLASEGITLHLAEVKGPVMDKLKDTHFLQQLSPGQVFFTADDAMCALEKRSARI
- a CDS encoding phospholipase D-like domain-containing protein, which gives rise to MTAETTECKQVTTEAQLKATTAPKWLLCPETDKNVIYPHRENIEITPLINGKEAFGALEEAIKNATDSIDIICWGFDPSLRLSGPKGEERYGELLERKAKEGVQIRVMIWYSKIADISPMFKDESLPDFDRRTGGDLRKERFEKNSLNTEANSAELKELREYQQAYQSAVDDWRNQDLSTVDEPFWKSREYKADPRQWKLDKLKTRMEQKKSEFEERYNQAYTRYNGTPFLQQGDRVFNEDWYLRAQHGRIANLTFTTRDIKDFASVADMTDDSEMPFASKKQKIAGLAFPTHHQKMVLVDYSRPSQAVGFVMGHNMQKNYYDDDQHAFNSSVRYPGFRPWQDISTRARGSVLVDLNDNFSHAWDKEIPYDSWRNRDSQIDESRELMSPQQFRDAVEFKSGFRCSVAQICRTEEDFQDRSIRKAYERALNNTTDFVYSENQYFRYTPFAERLKKQALKRKQKGAKDLYWFVITNKPNSGGEGTNTYAMLQALGHEERLPRLVKDQRQQLIELEARRARYKKFLAQEGSRGPYYDYLLGNQTARVKEELPRVEKEIAELREHYPEAVAELEKKNQQVIKNELDVDDPQQAFELQNSDGLKVHIATLTSCTGSTAEPNLYTQIYVHSKLLLVDDDYFLLGSANINKRSMEIDTELAIATPTPSLASHCRNRLWQIHAKRVKKDSLGNYDYWDKLMTGNWRAQYLGRPLKGTLTHFYDPDCQVAAAND
- a CDS encoding tetratricopeptide repeat protein; protein product: MINLKPLIVSVLALLISGCNNEPQGQVTMKEEITPFICAIEKDHLPETDPELEKQYQEIRAYEKKQIPNKDEVNITNQYQLLADQGHWKAASQLATRNLYGKGTEQSYFKAVEWFQWMADRDIPLGYYNLAVMAEKGLALKQDKEGAWKYFHKAAQLGSPQAQYRLAEIYIYPKRDEKTGLPYHRCAAKQGYRDSWDALASYTEIAERNYPKALYYYQAAAALGRRQSMQTLEGVFRDGDFGYEINEALADSYDEKYYRLRKKPDLKFPNLNELAPLPPHPEQGLYNPETDRNEMPE
- a CDS encoding dual specificity protein phosphatase family protein, which gives rise to MCRTITAPILYSVLLLILSSITHADGRLRPKMWATPVIGTELNNIYRVDEHLYRSEQPDDEAFPQLAAFGIKAILNLREFHTDEDEAGKTELKLHQLKLRTGKVTENQLIEALRVIKNSKNPILVHCWHGSDRTGTVVAAYRIIEQNWSKEQALDEMINGGYGYHASIFPNLVELINGLDVKRVRAALTN
- a CDS encoding tetratricopeptide repeat protein, with amino-acid sequence MTEKSTPKIEPFVCAFEKDHLPDVDPELEKQYQEIRAYEKKQIPNKDEVNITNRYQLLADQGHWKAGSQLAVRYLNGRGVEQSYFKALEWFQWMADRDIPLGYYNLAVLAEKGLALKEDKEGAWQYYHRAAQLGNPQSQYRLGEIYLHQRKDFEQGETFHRCAMKQGYAESADALGDVGLIQDNYPKAIYYYQAALGRRSSMLTLHQTFREGSFGYSKDEFLANQYDQYYDRLKKNPDLKFPNLNELAPLPPHPEQGLYNPETGQNEMPE
- a CDS encoding tetratricopeptide repeat protein, yielding MTNKSNPKIEPFVCAFEKDNLPEIDPELEKQYREIRAYEKKQIPNKDEVNITNQYQLLADQGHWKAASQLATRYLYGKGAEQSYFKAVEWFQWMADKDIPLGYYNLAVMAEKGLALKQDKEGAWKYYHRAAQLGNPQSQYRLGEIYLYKRKDDSEGISYHKCALAQGYRESGHALGDFGLIEGNSSKALYYYQAAALGRTGSMLTLEGVFRDGDFGYEVNEARAVQYDKLYDRLKKNPDLKFPNLSEMLPLPPHPEQGLYNPETDRNEMPE